One Oncorhynchus kisutch isolate 150728-3 linkage group LG13, Okis_V2, whole genome shotgun sequence DNA window includes the following coding sequences:
- the ndufa7 gene encoding NADH dehydrogenase [ubiquinone] 1 alpha subcomplex subunit 7, with amino-acid sequence MATATRIIQRLRNILSGHDLQAKLQLRYGEIAKRTQPPPKLPVGPSHKFAFNYYNGRDGRRESAPATVVMSSQKALAAGQALEVPAKRPVTPGNVPRELTLSTDQPYL; translated from the exons ATGGCGACTGCTACAAGAATTATCCAAAGGCTCAGAAATATTTTATCCGGG CATGATCTGCAAGCAAAGCTCCAGTTGCGCTATGGTGAGATTGCGAAGAG GACCCAACCACCCCCCAAACTTCCAGTTGGTCCCAGTCACAAGTTTGCCTTCAATTACTATAATGGCAGAGATGGGCGTAGAGAGTCTGCACCAGCCACCGTCGTGATGTCCAGTCAAAAGGCCCTCGCTGCTGG CCAAGCTCTAGAGGTGCCAGCAAAGCGTCCTGTCACACCTGGTAATGTTCCCAGGGAGCTCACACTGTCTACAGACCAGCCATACCTCTGA
- the LOC109902396 gene encoding KN motif and ankyrin repeat domain-containing protein 2 produces MTQSVQVNPKLPDLGAPFLFSSQEEADQQGSYSVQTPYGFQLDLDFLKYVEEIESGHHVRRAPVNSRRSSRGVKVSQRSPNVGGRASGWTSTESLSSPASEDGRAPPPPPPRNRIGSSPSEGQPLSPLSVLSLPLSAGAKVPPPPPLRNPRVERTLLETSLRLQQEQSHQHQNGTCFQLSDPPKQSPRAVTTHLTPASAAATVDDQPLHLFSAAPSPSQSSLTRPSPHSSGRSTPASSTGMATLPPSQLQTVREQMATALRQLKEMEERVKGVPVLEREVAKLRAEKDMLLLALKEKTLAAQQQAATVVSSTTTTTVDTGTQSQERPPFSPKSPRSPKSPSKIGDLRKLTEKFEGKTGKDGARSEKVVEKRSVAVGDDMLLDAGVFYYSQGAKDASEGTPQVDVCEKGVATEAPAFREEWVQAGVETEEASVWVMESQLGLSSEVQREIDTLQDTIKFQQESILALEGRVGQADEDLAVLKAQEDERKSKATSEKAVLAKPDSAHAQVGTEASTTSTPASQHVAVSCCPEVVDACVGEDLRAIHYDQSTQTDSVESPAEEEPTPVALVSTGSQWENLYEDETIEKKAPVTVLKKRQMTIAEYKVTPEETVSLDEGKGGKAEETAPRTHTTPTMVESMLKSIMKKKDGSSSGEARSSGKKSLQFVGILNGGYESTSSEEEEEGSSSGGSEVDDCSDSSDGEDGEAALEETSDEERNINMDDTDSDDMALEAGTEATEDSPDAVKEKFELSAKMHEASLILKNHLNDDVKTLKSKEVLSSIHTVQLEWFRISSAKMAQPPRVSDYLMAFTEVSSALLAHVINMTDGNGNTALHYSVSHSNFTVVGLLLDTGMCCVDKQNKAGYTAIMLAALSSVKEEDDMVVVRKLFSQGNVNAKASQAGQTALMLAVSHGRQEMVRALLDCGAEVNVKDDEGSTALMCASEHGRAEIVSLLLDQPGCDISIVDNDGSNALSIALEASHNDTAVLLYAHMNYTKAQAAGTNKSRNPTSPQKTWPAAE; encoded by the exons ATGACTCAGTCTGTGCAGGTCAACCCCAAGTTGCCTG ATCTGGGTGCACCGTTTCTATTCTCCAGTCAGGAAGAGGCGGATCAACAGGGCTCTTATTCGGTCCAAACTCCGTATGGCTTCCAGCTGGACCTGGACTTCCTCAAGTATGTGGAGGAGATAGAAAGCGGCCACCACGTCCGCCGGGCACCCGTCAACTCTCGCAGGTCATCCCGTGGGGTCAAAGTCTCCCAGCGGAGCCCGAATGTGGGGGGAAGAGCCAGCGGCTGGACCTCAACAGAGTCCCTCTCCTCACCCGCCAGCGAAGATGGTCGTGcgccccctcctccacccccacgGAATCGCATCGGCTCCTCTCCCAGTGAGGGGCAACCCCTGTCCCCGCTATCTGTCCTtagcctccccctctctgctggcGCCAAAGTGCCACCACCACCTCCGCTACGTAACCCCAGGGTAGAGAGGACCCTCCTGGAGACCAGCCTGCGACTGCAGCAGGAGCAGAGCCACCAGCACCAAAATGGCACCTGTTTCCAGCTCTCTGACCCACCAAAGCAAAGCCCCAGGGCTGTGACTACTCATCTTACCCCAGCTAGTGCAGCAGCCACAGTAGATGACCAGCCCTTGCACCTCTTCTCTGCCGCCCCCAGCCCATCTCAGAGTAGTCTGACCAGACCCAGTCCCCACTCCTCCGGTAGGAGCACCCCGGCCTCTAGCACTGGAATGGCTACTCTGCCTCCCAGCCAGTTGCAGACTGTGAGAGAGCAGATGGCCACTGCCCTGAGGCAActgaaggagatggaggagagagtgaagggcgTCCCAgtgctggagagagaggtggcCAAGCTACGGGCTGAGAAAGACATGCTCCTACTGGCACTGAAGGAGAAAACCTTGGCGGCCCAACAACAGGCTGCAACAGTAGTGAGCAGTACAACCACCACAACGGTGGACACAGGCACACAGAGTCAGGAACGTCCTCCTTTTTCCCCCAAGAGTCCCAGAAGTCCCAAGAGTCCAAGCAAAATAGGAGACCTCAGAAAGCTGACTGAGAAGTTTGAAGGCAAGACTGGGAAAGATGGAGCACGTTCTGAGAAGGTTGTGGAGAAGAGGTCTGTGGCCGTCGGGGACGACATGTTGCTGGACGCTGGGGTCTTCTACTACAGCCAAGGTGCCAAGGATGCCTCAGAGGGCACGCCTCAGGTGGACGTCTGCGAGAAAGGTGTGGCCACGGAGGCACCGGCCTTCCGTGAGGAGTGGGTGCAGGCTGGGGTGGAGACAGAAGAGGCCTCGGTTTGGGTGATGGAATCCCAGCTGGGGCTAAGCAGTGAGGTCCAGAGGGAGATTGACACCCTACAGGACACCATCAAGTTCCAGCAGGAGTCCATCTTGGCTCTGGAGGGGCGAGTCGGCCAGGCTGACGAGGACCTGGCGGTGCTCAAAGCCCAGGAGGATGAGAGGAAATCCAAAGCAACGTCCGAGAAGGCGGTCCTTGCCAAACCAGACTCAGCCCATGCCCAAGTGGGGACCGAAGCCTCTACAACATCCACGCCAGCTTCACAGCATGTCGCAGTCTCCTGTTGTCCTGAGGTGGTTGACGCTTGTGTAGGTGAGGATTTGAGAGCCATACATTACGACCAGAGCACTCAGACGGACTCTGTGGAGAGCCCTGCAGAAGAAGAACCAACCCCAGTAGCACTGGTCAGCACTGGGAGTCAATGGGAGAATCTGTATGAGGATGAGACTATAGAGAAGAAAGCTCCAGTCACTGTGCTGAAGAAGAGACAGATGACCATTGCAGAGTACAAGGTCACCCCTGAGGAGACGGTCAGTTTAGacgaagggaagggagggaaagcGGAGGAAACGGCGCCCAGGACACACACAACTCCAACAATGGTGGAAA GTATGCTGAAGTCCAtcatgaagaagaaggatgggagTAGTTCCGGTGAAGCACGTAGCAGCGGCAAGAAGAGCTTGCAGTTTGTTGGCATTCTCAATGGGGG GTATGAGTCGACATctagtgaggaggaggaagaggggagttcCTCAGGTGGCAGTGAAGTTGATGATTGCTCGGACAGTAGTGATGGCGAAGATGGAGAGGCAGCTCTGGAGGAGACCTCCGATGAAGAGAGGAACATTAATATGGATGACACCGATAGTGATGATATGGCCTTAGAAGCAGGGACTGAAGCCACTGAGGACAGTCCAGATGCAGTGAAAGAGAA ATTTGAGCTGAGTGCAAAAATGCATGAGGCTTCTCTCATTCTGAAGAACCACCTGAATGATGATGTCAAAACACTGAAGAGTAAAGAAGTG CTCTCCAGCATTCATACTGTGCAGCTGGAATGGTTCCGCATCTCTAGTGCAAAGATGGCCCAGCCGCCCCGTGTCTCAGACTACCTGATGGCCTTCACTGAGGTCTCCTCTGCCCTGCTGGCCCACGTCATCAACATGACCGATGGCAATGGTAACACGGCCTTGCACTACAGCGTCTCCCACTCCAATTTCACAGTGGTGGGGCTACTACTGGACACAG GCATGTGTTGTGTGGATAAGCAGAACAAGGCAGGCTACACTGCTATCATGCTGGCGGCCCTCTCATctgtgaaagaggaggatgacaTGGTGGTGGTCAGGAAGCTCTTCAGTCAGGGCAACGTCAATGCCAAGGCCAGCCAG GCTGGCCAGACAGCGCTGATGTTAGCCGTTAGCCATGGACGGCAGGAGATGGTGCGGGCGCTACTGGACTGCGGGGCTGAAGTGAACGTGAAGGATGACGAGGGCTCCACGGCACTCATGTGCGCCAGCGAGCACGGCCGTGCCGAGATTGTCTCGCTGCTCCTGGATCAGCCGGGCTGTGACATCTCCATCGTAGACAAT GACGGCAGTAATGCGCTTTCCATCGCCCTGGAGGCCTCTCACAATGACACAGCTGTGCTACTCTACGCCCACATGAACTACACCAAAGCCCAGGCAGCT GGGACAAACAAGTCTCGAAACCCCACTAGTCCTCAAAAGACATGGCCTGCTGCGGAGTGA